The genomic segment TCCTGGATATTCAAACCCTATTTAGGCACAGACATCGCTCTGGACAGATTGGAATCAACCAGCCTCCGCAGCAGCAACGGCAGCTCCCTGCCCGGCAAAGCGGCGCAGATCAGCGGGGCCGTCTATACAAGGATAGAGGCAAAAAATTCATACCTTTCACTCACACCTGCTCTCCGATGGGACTTAAACCGCAGCGAATACAAAGGATGGGAGGTCCGGGATGACAGCCAGGGGTCCTGGTCTCTCACAGCAGCCCTGACTCCCCTCCAGGAGGACAGGCTGATCCTGAAAGGGAACCTGGGAACAGCCTATCATAACCCCGGCTTTGATGACCTGTTCTGGAGCAGCGGATCCTTTGCCTCGGGCAATCCCGACCTCCTCCCGGAAGAGAGTCTCAACTGGGACGGCGGCCTCTACTTCAAGCCCCGGGGAGGACTGGAACTCTCTGTCATATACTTCCAGAGCTATACTGAAAACCTGATACAGTGGTCCCCCACAGCCGGGGGAACCTGGAGACCCGGCAACATCGGCAAGGTCCGGACACAGGGCCTGGAAAATGCCTTCACCTGGTTGATTCCCTTTCAAAAGAGTTTCCTCAGTTTTATGGAACTCCAGGGGAATTATACCTGGATGACAGTCCGGGACCAGACAGAAGATTCCATCAACCAGGGGAATCAACTGCCCTACCGTCCCTTCCATGCAGCCGATGCGTCCCTCTCCTTTATCCGAAAGAACAGCAGCCTGACCGGGAGCACCCACGCTATGGGGTACAGGTATACAAACAGTGGCAATACCAAATATCTGGATGCCCTGCTGACCTTCGATGCCGTTTTCAAGACAAGTTTTGATCAGGGATTCACCTTCTCTGCGGGGGTGCTCAATGTAGGGAATCTGCAGCATGTGGATAAACTGGGATACCCCGTTCCCGGACGGGAATGGACCCTGAGCGGAGGATATAACTTTTGAAAAAACAGAAAACCGGAACTCCCAGAAAGACTCTCTCCTGGATGACAGGATTCCTTTTCGTCCTGATTCTGATCTC from the Oceanispirochaeta sp. genome contains:
- a CDS encoding TonB-dependent receptor; the protein is GIMEFLTPDAHLEESRVGGTLGWLLTPHSYRELTLDTEFSVLNQSNSYENPAASIDEENNNNTLRGRMDGSVSFETVSWIFKPYLGTDIALDRLESTSLRSSNGSSLPGKAAQISGAVYTRIEAKNSYLSLTPALRWDLNRSEYKGWEVRDDSQGSWSLTAALTPLQEDRLILKGNLGTAYHNPGFDDLFWSSGSFASGNPDLLPEESLNWDGGLYFKPRGGLELSVIYFQSYTENLIQWSPTAGGTWRPGNIGKVRTQGLENAFTWLIPFQKSFLSFMELQGNYTWMTVRDQTEDSINQGNQLPYRPFHAADASLSFIRKNSSLTGSTHAMGYRYTNSGNTKYLDALLTFDAVFKTSFDQGFTFSAGVLNVGNLQHVDKLGYPVPGREWTLSGGYNF